Proteins encoded within one genomic window of Thermococcus sp.:
- a CDS encoding tRNA (adenine-N1)-methyltransferase: MPLMGEMVLLIDPRGKRYLVRVEEREFHTDLGILKLGELTAKDYGESIKTHKGKEFRILRPTVRDYIEKMKRGPQIVHPKDAGLIIAYAGISPGDTVVEAGVGSGALTIFLANAVGPNGRVISYELREDFARIAQRNIEGIGFDDRVTIKLKDIYEGIEEEYADHIVLDLPQPENVLPHAVEVLRPGGYFVAYTPCANQVHRFFQAFQEYREHFYKPRVVEVLVREQEVKKECIRPRTTMLAHTGYITFLRKL; this comes from the coding sequence TTGCCGCTGATGGGCGAGATGGTTCTACTGATAGACCCGCGGGGAAAACGCTACCTCGTGAGGGTTGAGGAGAGGGAGTTTCACACTGACCTGGGAATTCTAAAGCTTGGGGAACTCACTGCGAAGGACTACGGCGAGAGCATAAAAACGCACAAAGGGAAGGAGTTCAGGATCCTGCGTCCCACCGTGAGGGACTACATCGAGAAGATGAAACGCGGGCCGCAGATAGTTCATCCCAAGGACGCTGGCCTAATCATAGCCTACGCCGGCATCTCTCCCGGCGATACGGTGGTAGAGGCCGGCGTTGGGAGCGGCGCGCTCACGATATTCCTCGCCAACGCCGTTGGACCAAACGGAAGGGTCATCAGCTACGAACTGCGTGAGGACTTTGCCAGAATCGCCCAAAGGAACATCGAGGGGATAGGCTTCGATGACAGAGTAACCATAAAGCTCAAGGACATCTACGAAGGCATAGAGGAAGAGTACGCCGACCACATAGTCCTCGACCTGCCCCAGCCAGAGAATGTCCTTCCCCACGCTGTTGAGGTTCTCAGACCCGGCGGCTACTTCGTGGCCTACACCCCATGCGCCAATCAAGTTCACCGGTTCTTCCAGGCGTTTCAGGAGTACCGGGAGCACTTCTACAAACCGAGGGTCGTCGAGGTCTTAGTAAGAGAGCAAGAAGTAAAGAAGGAATGCATAAGACCCAGAACAACAATGCTGGCCCACACGGGCTACATAACGTTTCTCAGGAAGCTGTAA
- a CDS encoding sulfide/dihydroorotate dehydrogenase-like FAD/NAD-binding protein: MPYKIIEKKELSMRNILYKVHAPHVAKKVQPGQFVIVRAFKNGERIPLTPVMWDRDEGWIVLVTFIRGRTTMRMANELKPGDEMLNIAGPLGNPAEMEKFGKILAIGAYTGIVEVYPIARAWQELGNDVTTLHVTFEPMVVLKDELEKAVGRHILETVPIDPNLDFPTNMKNVTRRLVEKVREMLEKEEYDTVFMVGPAGDQRAVFNVVKEFGIPMKSDLHPIMVDGTGMCGACRVTVGGEVKFACIDGPEFDAYQVNWDELIARSGYYTDMEQRAMQGYMKALQGGEQ; the protein is encoded by the coding sequence GTGCCATACAAGATAATTGAAAAGAAAGAGCTCTCCATGAGGAACATACTGTACAAGGTCCACGCGCCCCACGTGGCCAAGAAGGTCCAGCCGGGACAGTTTGTCATAGTCAGGGCCTTCAAGAACGGGGAGAGGATTCCCCTAACACCCGTCATGTGGGACAGGGATGAAGGCTGGATCGTGCTCGTGACGTTCATCAGGGGAAGGACCACCATGAGGATGGCCAACGAGCTGAAACCGGGCGATGAGATGCTGAACATCGCCGGCCCGCTCGGAAACCCGGCCGAGATGGAGAAGTTCGGGAAGATACTGGCCATCGGTGCCTACACCGGAATAGTCGAGGTTTACCCGATAGCCAGGGCCTGGCAGGAACTCGGGAACGATGTGACAACGCTCCACGTCACCTTCGAGCCGATGGTCGTCCTCAAGGACGAGCTGGAGAAGGCCGTCGGCAGGCACATCCTTGAGACCGTCCCGATAGACCCGAACCTCGACTTCCCGACCAACATGAAGAACGTCACCAGGAGGCTCGTCGAGAAGGTGCGCGAGATGCTTGAGAAGGAAGAGTACGACACGGTCTTCATGGTCGGCCCCGCCGGGGACCAGAGGGCCGTTTTCAACGTGGTCAAGGAGTTCGGTATTCCCATGAAGTCCGACCTCCACCCGATAATGGTGGACGGAACCGGAATGTGCGGCGCCTGCCGTGTCACCGTCGGCGGCGAGGTTAAGTTCGCCTGCATAGACGGGCCGGAGTTCGACGCGTACCAGGTGAACTGGGACGAACTCATAGCGAGGAGCGGCTACTACACGGATATGGAGCAGAGGGCCATGCAGGGGTACATGAAGGCCCTCCAGGGGGGTGAGCAGTAA
- the gltA gene encoding NADPH-dependent glutamate synthase has translation MAVRRRIIRERIPTPERPAQERVKSFVEVNLGYTFELATKEAERCLQCPYDYAPCIKGCPVHINIPGFISKLVQYRDDPDKAVKEALNVIWACNSLPATTGRVCPQEDQCEMNCVMGKVGDKINIGKLERFVADYAREKGIDEELLFEIIPKIEKKGQSVAIIGAGPAGLTAAGELAKLGYDVTIYEALHEAGGVLMYGIPEFRLPKDIVEKEIDKLLKLGVKILTDHIVGRTVTVEELLEEYDAVFIGSGAGTPRLINAPGINLNGIYTANEFLTRVNLMKAYLFPEYDTPVKVGKKVVVIGAGNTAMDAARSARRFGAEVTIAYRRGPEDVSARVEEVHHAKEEGVKFKFFLNPVEFIGDEKGNLKAIKFEKMKALDERDKRGKRKIIGTGEYVTIEAETVVIAIGKHPNRLIVNTPGLKVERGRIIVDDNLMTSIPGVFAGGDAIRGEATVILAMGDGRMAAKAIHEYLTKKREDNV, from the coding sequence ATGGCGGTTAGAAGGAGGATCATCAGGGAGAGGATTCCGACGCCGGAGAGGCCGGCCCAGGAGAGGGTCAAGAGCTTCGTTGAAGTCAACCTCGGCTACACGTTTGAACTCGCCACAAAAGAGGCCGAACGCTGCCTCCAGTGTCCCTACGACTACGCACCCTGTATAAAGGGTTGCCCCGTCCACATCAACATCCCGGGCTTCATAAGTAAGCTCGTCCAGTACCGCGACGACCCTGACAAGGCCGTTAAAGAAGCCTTAAACGTCATCTGGGCCTGCAACTCTCTGCCAGCAACCACCGGCCGTGTCTGCCCGCAGGAGGACCAGTGTGAGATGAACTGTGTCATGGGTAAGGTCGGTGACAAGATAAACATCGGAAAGCTCGAACGCTTCGTGGCCGACTACGCCCGCGAAAAAGGCATAGACGAGGAGCTCCTCTTTGAGATAATCCCTAAGATCGAGAAGAAAGGCCAGAGTGTGGCCATCATCGGAGCCGGACCGGCAGGACTCACCGCCGCCGGAGAGCTTGCAAAGCTCGGCTACGACGTTACCATCTACGAGGCCCTTCATGAGGCGGGCGGAGTGCTCATGTACGGCATCCCAGAGTTCAGACTGCCCAAGGATATAGTCGAGAAGGAGATCGACAAGCTCCTGAAGCTCGGCGTTAAGATACTCACCGACCACATAGTTGGGAGGACCGTCACCGTCGAGGAGCTCCTGGAAGAGTACGACGCCGTCTTCATAGGCTCCGGCGCAGGAACCCCGAGGCTCATCAACGCGCCCGGCATAAACCTCAACGGAATCTACACGGCAAACGAGTTCCTCACGCGCGTTAACCTCATGAAGGCCTACCTCTTCCCGGAGTACGACACACCCGTCAAGGTCGGCAAGAAGGTCGTCGTCATCGGTGCCGGAAACACCGCCATGGACGCCGCAAGGAGCGCGAGGCGCTTCGGTGCCGAAGTCACCATCGCCTACCGCCGCGGCCCGGAGGACGTATCCGCCAGAGTCGAGGAGGTCCACCACGCCAAGGAAGAGGGAGTAAAGTTCAAGTTCTTCCTCAACCCCGTGGAGTTCATCGGGGATGAAAAGGGTAACCTCAAAGCCATTAAGTTCGAGAAGATGAAGGCCCTCGACGAGCGCGACAAACGGGGAAAAAGAAAGATCATCGGAACAGGGGAATACGTGACAATAGAGGCCGAGACGGTAGTCATAGCCATCGGAAAGCACCCGAACAGACTCATCGTTAACACGCCCGGCTTAAAGGTAGAGCGCGGAAGGATAATCGTTGATGACAACCTCATGACCAGTATCCCGGGAGTCTTCGCCGGCGGAGACGCAATAAGGGGTGAGGCAACCGTTATCCTAGCCATGGGCGACGGGAGGATGGCCGCAAAGGCCATACACGAGTACCTCACAAAGAAGAGGGAAGACAACGTCTGA
- a CDS encoding OsmC family protein produces the protein MTGEVRGRVEWFKDMQFVGRIEEDKCSVILGEGGISPMKLLLLSVAGCTAYDVVMILQKMREQISGLEVEISGERRDEHPRIYKRIHIHYRVHGDVSEEKVRRAIELSQDKYCSASAHVKLSGAKLTYSYEIIR, from the coding sequence ATGACAGGAGAGGTCAGGGGTAGGGTGGAATGGTTTAAAGATATGCAGTTCGTTGGGAGGATTGAGGAGGACAAATGCTCTGTTATCCTTGGGGAGGGGGGTATAAGCCCCATGAAGCTCCTGCTTTTGAGCGTCGCCGGTTGCACCGCGTACGACGTTGTCATGATACTGCAGAAGATGCGGGAGCAGATATCGGGGCTGGAAGTGGAGATAAGCGGCGAGAGGCGTGATGAACATCCCAGGATTTACAAGAGGATCCACATCCATTACAGGGTACACGGCGATGTCTCTGAGGAGAAGGTTAGACGGGCCATAGAGCTCAGCCAGGACAAGTACTGCTCCGCCTCCGCGCACGTGAAGTTGAGCGGGGCCAAGTTGACCTACAGCTATGAGATAATCCGCTGA
- a CDS encoding radical SAM protein, translated as MYLRPFDPWKSRLCTCPSKYTLNVYTGCDHACVYCYITSYIPKAFHVRTKDGLLPALERELRRLDKRYIVALSYSSDPYPTIERELGITREVLELLKRYNARCLLLTKSDIFERDLDLLGEMKCAVGITVTTVDEKKSRLLEPNAPSPMERIQALKKAREAGIPVYARIDPIIPFYTWEDFGVTLSALKFVSHITVSTLKLRRDIRKRMEAKFPELMEKLNPLYEKGDRMGEYRYLPRELRFQILNEAERMIKNAGITFGSCREGYHSYPSCDGSHLVPP; from the coding sequence ATGTACCTCAGGCCCTTTGACCCCTGGAAGTCAAGGCTCTGCACATGTCCCTCCAAGTATACCCTCAACGTCTACACCGGCTGCGATCACGCCTGCGTTTATTGCTACATCACCTCATACATTCCCAAGGCATTCCACGTGAGGACCAAGGATGGTCTACTGCCGGCGTTGGAGAGGGAATTGAGGAGGCTGGATAAAAGGTACATCGTGGCGCTGTCCTATTCGTCGGATCCATACCCGACGATAGAGCGGGAGCTGGGCATAACCAGGGAGGTTCTTGAGCTGTTAAAGCGCTACAACGCCCGCTGTCTTCTCCTGACCAAATCCGACATCTTCGAGAGGGACCTCGACCTCCTGGGCGAAATGAAGTGCGCCGTTGGAATAACGGTAACCACCGTAGATGAAAAGAAGTCGAGGCTTCTTGAGCCAAACGCCCCATCACCCATGGAGAGAATCCAAGCACTGAAGAAAGCGAGAGAGGCAGGCATTCCAGTCTACGCACGGATAGATCCGATAATCCCGTTCTACACCTGGGAAGATTTTGGGGTGACCCTCAGCGCCCTGAAGTTCGTCAGCCATATAACGGTATCAACGCTGAAGCTGAGGAGGGACATCAGAAAAAGGATGGAGGCCAAGTTCCCGGAGCTCATGGAGAAGCTAAACCCCCTCTACGAAAAGGGAGACCGGATGGGAGAATACAGGTACCTTCCCAGGGAGCTGCGATTTCAGATTCTGAATGAGGCAGAGAGAATGATAAAGAACGCCGGGATTACGTTTGGCTCATGTCGGGAGGGGTATCATTCGTATCCGAGCTGTGACGGTTCCCATTTAGTTCCTCCCTGA
- a CDS encoding gamma-glutamyl-gamma-aminobutyrate hydrolase family protein — MVKVRPLIGIVGRMDYSTGRLFLDSTHLRNVISAGGLPSVFGVNGSPEDVLKHVDGILLIEGPDVHPRAYGEDPSESIKYVDVARDEFEIRLVRLAVEEGIPLLGIGRGMQVINVALGGTLYQDVREIPKAIKHDWDPDSMDPRQRVHGLRIKTSSMLYELLKEVLDIGGTNEVFMRVNSFHHQAVKRVGDGLKPVAYADDGLTEAIEGEGNFVIGLQWQAEYLPEMDVLFEAFVRAARDYRSEKLELSRREIEAEVREELNGNRHSSDTNDTPPDMSQT, encoded by the coding sequence GTGGTCAAGGTGCGGCCTTTAATTGGGATCGTTGGCAGAATGGACTACTCCACCGGGAGACTCTTTCTTGATAGTACCCATCTCCGCAACGTCATCTCTGCGGGCGGTTTGCCCTCCGTCTTCGGTGTTAATGGCAGTCCCGAGGACGTTCTGAAACACGTGGACGGCATTCTTCTCATAGAGGGGCCGGATGTGCACCCCAGGGCCTACGGGGAGGACCCCTCTGAGTCGATAAAATACGTTGACGTCGCCAGGGATGAGTTTGAGATTCGACTCGTTAGGCTGGCCGTGGAGGAGGGGATTCCCCTTCTCGGGATCGGCAGGGGGATGCAGGTGATAAACGTCGCACTCGGCGGAACCCTCTATCAGGACGTCAGGGAGATTCCGAAGGCTATAAAGCACGACTGGGATCCTGATAGCATGGATCCACGCCAGCGCGTTCATGGACTTAGAATAAAGACCAGCTCAATGCTCTACGAGCTCCTCAAGGAGGTTCTGGATATAGGGGGTACCAACGAGGTGTTCATGCGCGTCAACAGCTTCCACCATCAGGCCGTGAAGCGTGTTGGGGATGGGCTGAAGCCGGTCGCGTACGCAGATGACGGCCTCACCGAGGCCATTGAGGGGGAGGGAAACTTCGTGATCGGACTTCAGTGGCAGGCCGAGTACCTCCCCGAGATGGATGTTCTTTTTGAGGCGTTCGTCCGGGCAGCCCGGGATTATCGCTCCGAGAAACTGGAGCTCAGCCGGAGAGAGATCGAGGCGGAGGTCAGGGAGGAACTAAATGGGAACCGTCACAGCTCGGATACGAATGATACCCCTCCCGACATGAGCCAAACGTAA
- a CDS encoding PLP-dependent aminotransferase family protein, whose amino-acid sequence MEEKLMKKLGSGSLNFESFFSEKALGMKASEVRELLKLVESSDVISLAGGLPAPETFPVDVIKGIAVDVLENHADKALQYGTTKGFTPLRLALARWMEKRYGIPMSKVEIMIVAGSQQALDLIGRTFINPGDVILVEAPTYLAAIQAFNYYDPEMMGVPMDDEGMRVDALEEKLEELERKGKRVKLVYTVSTFQNPAGVTMALKRRKKLIELASEYDFILVEDGPYSELRYSGEPVPPIKHFDEEGRVIYLGTFSKILAPGMRIGWIAAHPHLIRKMEIAKQSIDLCTNTLGQAIAWKYVEEGHLDRHIPEIVNFYKPRRDAMLEALEEYMPEGVRWTKPEGGMFVWATLPEGIDTKLLMEKAVSKGVAYVPGEAFFVHRDVKNAMRLNFTYVPEEKIREGIKRLAEVLEAEIKALRT is encoded by the coding sequence GTGGAGGAAAAGCTGATGAAAAAGCTGGGTTCGGGATCATTGAACTTTGAGTCGTTCTTCTCAGAAAAGGCACTGGGCATGAAGGCGTCTGAGGTTAGGGAACTTTTGAAGCTCGTCGAATCCTCCGACGTTATAAGCCTCGCAGGGGGCCTCCCCGCCCCTGAGACCTTTCCAGTGGACGTCATCAAGGGGATCGCCGTTGACGTTCTGGAGAACCACGCCGACAAGGCCCTCCAGTACGGCACCACCAAGGGTTTTACACCCCTTCGCCTCGCCCTTGCTCGGTGGATGGAGAAACGCTACGGGATTCCAATGAGCAAGGTCGAGATAATGATCGTCGCCGGTTCTCAGCAGGCCCTGGACCTTATCGGCAGGACGTTCATAAACCCAGGTGACGTAATACTCGTCGAGGCCCCGACTTACCTGGCCGCTATACAGGCCTTCAACTACTACGACCCCGAGATGATGGGCGTTCCCATGGATGATGAAGGCATGCGCGTTGACGCCCTTGAGGAGAAGCTGGAGGAGCTCGAACGGAAGGGGAAGAGGGTAAAGCTCGTCTATACCGTTTCCACCTTCCAGAACCCTGCGGGTGTCACGATGGCTCTCAAGAGAAGGAAGAAGCTGATAGAGCTCGCCAGTGAGTACGACTTCATCTTGGTTGAGGATGGTCCCTACAGTGAGCTCAGGTACTCTGGTGAACCGGTTCCGCCGATCAAGCACTTCGATGAGGAGGGCAGGGTGATCTACCTCGGGACCTTCTCCAAGATACTGGCCCCTGGGATGAGGATAGGATGGATTGCGGCTCATCCACATCTTATACGGAAGATGGAGATAGCCAAGCAGAGCATTGACCTGTGCACCAACACACTCGGGCAGGCTATCGCCTGGAAGTACGTTGAGGAAGGGCACCTCGACAGGCACATCCCGGAGATAGTGAACTTCTACAAACCGAGAAGGGACGCCATGCTTGAGGCTCTTGAGGAGTACATGCCTGAGGGGGTCAGATGGACGAAGCCAGAGGGTGGAATGTTCGTCTGGGCAACCCTCCCGGAGGGGATAGACACGAAACTCCTCATGGAGAAGGCCGTCTCAAAGGGCGTTGCTTACGTGCCTGGTGAAGCGTTCTTCGTCCACCGCGATGTCAAGAACGCGATGAGGCTCAACTTCACCTACGTGCCGGAGGAGAAGATACGCGAGGGGATTAAGCGGCTTGCGGAAGTTCTTGAGGCGGAGATAAAGGCCCTAAGGACCTGA